One Egibacteraceae bacterium genomic window, CGGCTCGGCCGGGAGATGGTCAACCTGTTCTACGGCAAGTTCCCCCACCCCTCCACGCTCGTGCCGGGCGGGGTGACCACGACCATCACGACCTCGACGTTCAACGAGTTCAACTCGCGCCTGATCAAGTTCATCGACTACTCCAAGCGTGTCCAGGGCTGGTGGAACGACGTCCTCGACTTCTTCCTCGAGTGCAACCCGCGCTACGCCGAGGTCGGGCAGCGCCCGATCAACATCATCCAGCTCGGCGCCTGGGACGACCCCGAGGCGTACGACGAGACGTACCAGAACATGGGCGCGTGGGGTGAGCGGCGCTGGACCACGCCCGGCGTCGTCATCGACGGCAAGCTCGTCACGACGAACCTCAACCAGATCGACGCCGGGTACGAGGAGTTCGTGCAGCACTCCTTCTACGAGGAGTGGACCGGCGGGGGTCAGAAGTTCCAGACCTCCCCGAACGGCACGCCGATCTCCCCCTACCACCCGTGGAACAAGATCACGATCCCGAAGCCGGGCGCCCGTGACTTCAAGGAGAAGTACACCTGGGACTGCGCGCCGCGTTGGGACCGTCAGGTCGTGGAGACCGGCGTCTACGGGCGCATGTGGGTCACCGCGCTCGCGCAGAAGATCCGCCCGAGCGACTTCGTGCAGTCGACCGGTGACGGCCTGCGCTTCATCCTGCCCAAGGGTGAGCTGCCGGAGATGGAGCTGTTCTGGAAGGTGCCCGAGCGGCTGAACGCCTTCGAGCGCAACCGCGCCCGGTCGTTCTCCGTCGGCTGGCAGGCAGCGACGTGCCTGACCGTCCTGATGGAGGCCTACGACTACTGGCGCCGTGGCGAGACGAAGGCCTACACGAAGTTCAAGGTGCCGAAGGACCACCGCCTCGGTGTGGGGCTGTGGGAGGCCGGTCGTGGCTGGATCAGCCACCACATGGAGATCGACAAGGGCCGCATCGTCAACTACCAGATCTCGACGCCGTCGACCTTCAACGCGGCGCCGCGCGACCCGTGGGGCCAGCCCGGTCCCTACGAGCAGGGCGTCATCGGGACTCCGCTCCTCGAGCAGAACCCCGAGGACAACCTCAAGGGCATCGACATCCTGCGCACGATCCGCAGCTTCGACCCGTGCATGCCGTGCACGACCCACGTCGACACGGGCAAGGGCGTCATCACCCGCGAGGTCAACTCCTGCTCCTGCACGCTTGACTGAGTAGGGGCGACGGATCGCCACGAACGCCGCCGACGCCCCCCACGAGCCCTCCGGCTCCGACCGGAAGATCTTCGTGGGGGGCGTCGGCAATCCGCTGCTCGGGGACCTCGACTTCGGCCCCCAGTTCGTGCGGCGCTACCTCCACTCGGGCTGGCCCGAGGGCGTGCTCCTGCGGGACTCCGCTGAGTCCGCCCACCGGGTGCTGCATCAGCTGCAGGAGGTCGAGCCGGACCGGGTGATCTTCGTCGGGGCATATCCGCGAGGCGACCCTCCGGGCACGATCCGACGCTATAGTGTGGACACGGCCACGGACGACATCGACCTCGAGTTGCTGGCGGCGTCCCTTGGTGAGGCCGCCAGCGGCGTCATCGACTTGGACTGCACCCTGATGGTCGTGCGGTACTACAAGGGACTGCCTCCCGACACGGTTTGCATCGAAGTGGAAGCTGTGGACGACGGGTTCGGACCGGTCTTCTCGCCCACCGTCGAAGCCAACTTCGAGCCCGTCCTGGAGATGGTACGCGCGGAGGTCGCGCGTCCCTGGGAGTAGGAGACCACGACATGGAGCGCGAAGAGCTCGGCTACGACGAGATGCTCGACCGCATCGCCCAACTCGTCGACTCCGTCGACCAGTCCGACTCGGAGCTGCGCGAGCCGGCGCTCGAACTGCTCGACTACCTCGAGGCCTGGCACCGTGAGGGGCTCACGCGGCTCGTGACGGCCATCCCCCCGCAGGCGCTCGACTCCGCCCGCCAGGACCCGGTCGTCGCACACCTCCTCGACACCTACCTCGGCGAGGACGATCAGGGCGACGCCATGGAACTCGTCCAGGAGGCGCTGGAGGAGATCCGGCCCTATGTGCACTCCCACGGCGGCGAGATGGAGCTCATCGGCATCGAAGGCGGCGTCGTGACCCTCGAGCTCATGGGGGCCTGTGACGGCTGTCCGTCGAGCATGGTGACGCTCACCCAGGGCGTCGAGCAGATCCTGCGTGACCGCTGGCCGGACTTCCGCGCGCTCAAGGTGGCGGGTGACGACCAGCCGGTGCAGCAGCAGCCTCAGCAGCTGCTGCAGATCCAGTCCCTCAAGCGCAGCTGACCCCCCGTGTTCGACCTCCACGAGCTGATCTTCCGTACTCGGGCGCTCGGGCAGAGTCACCCCTTCACTCCCCGCGGCTACCGCTACCTCAACGCGCGGGTGGCCCAGGAGCGCAAGACCCAGCCGGCCGAGGAGCTCGGCATCTGGGCGGGCAACGCGCTGACGGTCGGCTACTGCCTGCGCTGCGTGGAGGAGCAGGACGTCGGCCGGATCATCGACACCCCGCCCGAGCCGCTACCGGCCGACTTCGACGCTGCGGCCAGCCACATCGCCCAGCTCATCCGCACCGACGGCGCCGAGCCCTACCTGCTGTACCCCGAGGAGCACGTCGTCGCCGCGCTCGACCATCTCATCATGGGGGAGCTCGAACGCCGTCTCGGCGGCCTCGACGCGGCGGTCGAGGGCAGGGCCGGCGAGTCGAGCGCCGACATCACCGAGTACCTCGCGTGGTGGGTGATCAAGGGCTACGCCCTGCGCGTGGCCGACCACCTCGTGCCCGAGCCGGCTCCTCAGGCGAAGTAGTCGGTCAGTGCCGCCCGCGCGGCCGACTCGACGTCCTCCCAGGACGCGTCGGCGGCCTTGTTCAGCGTGATCGACGTCGGCAGCAGCATCGCCGCTTCCACCCCGTCGAGCTCGAGCAGCCGCTTCGCCAGCGTGTCCTCCGTGCTCGCCGCGTCCGTGAAGAAGCGCCCCCGTGAGTGCTCCTGGACGGGGCGGTCGAGAACGAACCGCCGGGCATGCGGGTTGGGGGTTTCCTGGACGGTGATGTCGACGGCCACAGCCGTCAGCCTAGCCGCTCGCAGCCTGCCGTGTCGCGCCTGTCGCGGAACGGGCCGGCCATGTCTCCCGGCGCCGCTCGGCGCGCCGGGAGGCGGGATCACCCCCGCCGTCCCCCGCGGGGTGGATGCGCCAGCGGGGCAATGGCGCACACTCGGCCTCATGGCGACGCGTGTGGCGATCAACGGCTTCGGTCGAATCGGTCGCCAGGTCCTGCGCCAGGTCGCCGACGACGACGACGTGGTGGTCGTCGCCGTGAACAGTGGTCGCGGGCGTCCGTCGAGCCTTGCGCAGCTGTTCTTCTACGACTCCGTCTACGGGCGGTTCCCGGGACAGGTCGCGCACGACGACGGGCATCTCGTCGTGCAGGGCCGGCCGGTGGCGGTGCTCACCGAACGCGACCCCGCGCGGCTGCCCTGGGCGGCGATGGGCGTGGACGTGGTCGTGGAGGCGACCGGAAGCTTCAACAACCTGGAGGGCGCCTGCGCGCACCTCGATGCCGGCGCGCGCAAGGTGCTCATCACCGCGCCGGCCGCTCGCGTCCCGCTGACCGCGGTCGTGGGGGTCAACGACGACCGCTACGACCCGGAGACGCACCACGTCATCTCGGCGGCCTCGTGCACGACCAACTGCCTCGCGCCCATGGTGAAGGTGCTGCACGAGGCGTTCGGGGTCGTCGGCGGCCTCGTCACCACGATCC contains:
- a CDS encoding NifU family protein encodes the protein MEREELGYDEMLDRIAQLVDSVDQSDSELREPALELLDYLEAWHREGLTRLVTAIPPQALDSARQDPVVAHLLDTYLGEDDQGDAMELVQEALEEIRPYVHSHGGEMELIGIEGGVVTLELMGACDGCPSSMVTLTQGVEQILRDRWPDFRALKVAGDDQPVQQQPQQLLQIQSLKRS
- a CDS encoding NifU N-terminal domain-containing protein, with product MAVDITVQETPNPHARRFVLDRPVQEHSRGRFFTDAASTEDTLAKRLLELDGVEAAMLLPTSITLNKAADASWEDVESAARAALTDYFA
- a CDS encoding hydrogenase maturation protease → MGGVGNPLLGDLDFGPQFVRRYLHSGWPEGVLLRDSAESAHRVLHQLQEVEPDRVIFVGAYPRGDPPGTIRRYSVDTATDDIDLELLAASLGEAASGVIDLDCTLMVVRYYKGLPPDTVCIEVEAVDDGFGPVFSPTVEANFEPVLEMVRAEVARPWE
- a CDS encoding nickel-dependent hydrogenase large subunit, whose protein sequence is RLGREMVNLFYGKFPHPSTLVPGGVTTTITTSTFNEFNSRLIKFIDYSKRVQGWWNDVLDFFLECNPRYAEVGQRPINIIQLGAWDDPEAYDETYQNMGAWGERRWTTPGVVIDGKLVTTNLNQIDAGYEEFVQHSFYEEWTGGGQKFQTSPNGTPISPYHPWNKITIPKPGARDFKEKYTWDCAPRWDRQVVETGVYGRMWVTALAQKIRPSDFVQSTGDGLRFILPKGELPEMELFWKVPERLNAFERNRARSFSVGWQAATCLTVLMEAYDYWRRGETKAYTKFKVPKDHRLGVGLWEAGRGWISHHMEIDKGRIVNYQISTPSTFNAAPRDPWGQPGPYEQGVIGTPLLEQNPEDNLKGIDILRTIRSFDPCMPCTTHVDTGKGVITREVNSCSCTLD